In Glycine soja cultivar W05 unplaced genomic scaffold, ASM419377v2 tig00104075_1_pilon_1_211038, whole genome shotgun sequence, the following are encoded in one genomic region:
- the LOC114404458 gene encoding protein trichome birefringence-like 43, with the protein MAFLHPHFGSPMEWSFSISVVLFLTLLIQIHGSGYLDHKQARGFAENYGCNLFQGSWVYDDSYPLYETSQCPFIEREFDCQNNGRPDKFYLKYRWQPAGCNLTRFNGEDFLTRLRGKSIMFVGDSLGLNQWQSLTCMLHIAMPQAPYNLARNGDVSIFTFLTYDVKVMFSRNALLVDIVGESIGRVLKLDSIQAGQTWKGIEVMIFDSWHWWIHTGRKQPWDLIQVGNHTYRDMDRLVAYEIALNTWAKWVDYNIDPTRTRVFFQGVSPDHQNPAQWGEPRANLCEGQTRPILGFRYPGGPLPAELVLEKVLRAMQKPVYLLDITTLSQLRIDGHPSVYGFGGHLDPDCSHWCLAGVPDTWNELLYASLVKN; encoded by the exons ATGGCTTTCTTGCATCCCCACTTTGGCAG TCCAATGGAGTGGTCTTTCTCCATATCCGTGGTGTTGTTTCTTACCCTTCTCATTCAAATACATGGAAGTGGTTATCTTGATCACAAGCAAGCAAGAGGCTTTGCAGAGAATTATGGTTGTAATTTGTTCCAAGGAAGCTGGGTTTATGATGATTCATACCCTCTTTATGAAACCTCTCAGTGTCCCTTTATAGAGAGGGAATTTGATTGTCAAAACAATGGTAGACCAGATAAGTTTTATCTCAAGTATAGATGGCAGCCCGCAGGGTGTAACTTAACAAG ATTCAATGGTGAAGATTTCCTAACAAGACTTAGAGGGAAGAGTATCATGTTTGTGGGAGACTCTTTGGGTTTGAACCAATGGCAATCACTCACTTGCATGCTTCACATAGCTATGCCACAAGCCCCATACAACTTAGCAAGGAATGGAGATGTCTCCATTTTCACCTTTTTG ACCTATGATGTTAAGGTAATGTTCTCGCGCAATGCATTACTTGTTGACATTGTTGGTGAGAGTATCGGTCGAGTATTGAAACTAGATTCAATTCAAGCTGGCCAAACGTGGAAAGGAATAGAAGTAATGATATTTGACTCTTGGCATTGGTGGATTCACACAGGAAGAAAACAACC ATGGGATTTGATTCAAGTAGGGAATCATACATATAGAGACATGGATCGCTTGGTTGCATATGAGATAGCATTGAATACATGGGCCAAATGGGTTGATTACAATATTGATCCTACCCGAACAAGGGTGTTCTTCCAAGGAGTCTCTCCAGATCATCAAAA TCCAGCGCAATGGGGTGAGCCAAGAGCAAACTTATGTGAAGGGCAAACTAGGCCAATATTGGGATTCAGGTACCCAGGAGGACCACTCCCAGCAGAGTTGGTATTGGAGAAAGTGCTAAGAGCCATGCAAAAGCCTGTGTATTTGCTGGACATTACTACCCTATCCCAACTAAGGATAGATGGCCACCCGTCTGTTTATGGCTTTGGAGGGCATTTGGACCCGGATTGTAGCCACTGGTGCCTAGCTGGTGTTCCTGATACTTGGAATGAGCTTCTGTATGCTAGTCTCGTTAAAAATTAA